Proteins co-encoded in one Bremerella sp. TYQ1 genomic window:
- a CDS encoding ATP synthase subunit I — MNPIWALGVFVIGLTLGVVYFGGLWLTVRRLPSMQIPALWFLASLLFRLGVVLTSFFAVLQGGWELLAICVFGFLVVRFVLVGCLGNSHEFAN; from the coding sequence ATGAATCCGATATGGGCTCTTGGCGTGTTTGTAATTGGACTGACTCTCGGCGTGGTGTATTTCGGGGGGCTTTGGTTGACCGTGCGACGTTTGCCGTCGATGCAAATACCGGCACTGTGGTTCTTGGCGAGCCTGCTGTTTCGCCTAGGCGTTGTGCTGACCAGCTTTTTTGCCGTACTTCAGGGAGGCTGGGAATTACTCGCAATTTGCGTGTTTGGATTTCTAGTCGTCCGATTCGTGTTGGTGGGTTGTTTAGGGAATTCGCACGAGTTTGCGAATTAG
- a CDS encoding F0F1 ATP synthase subunit C, translating into MDNVGLIGMASIFTAGITIAIGSIGPALGEGRAVAQALSAIAQQPDEANRITRTLFVGLAMVESTAIYCFVVSMILLFANPVWNYVIPATTAN; encoded by the coding sequence ATGGACAACGTTGGACTTATCGGCATGGCGTCGATCTTTACCGCAGGCATTACGATTGCGATTGGCTCAATCGGGCCAGCACTGGGAGAAGGCCGCGCCGTTGCCCAGGCACTCAGCGCGATCGCTCAGCAGCCTGATGAAGCAAACCGAATTACGCGAACTCTCTTCGTTGGGTTAGCCATGGTCGAATCCACGGCCATTTATTGCTTTGTTGTATCCATGATTTTGCTGTTTGCGAATCCTGTTTGGAACTACGTGATTCCAGCAACAACAGCAAACTGA
- a CDS encoding efflux RND transporter permease subunit gives MIDKVIRFCLENKLVVVLLVCATLGWGVLVSPFDWDTGPLPRDPVPTDAIPDIGENQQIIFTEWMGRSPQDVEDQISYPMTVALLGVPGVKTIRSYSFFGYSSIYVIFDEDVEFYWSRTRVLEKLSSLPSGTLPDGVQPTLGPDATPLGQIYWYTLEGRDPDGKPVGGWDLNELRTIQDWYVRYYLLSANGVSEVASIGGFVQEYQVDVDPDAMRAARVSINDVFRAIKRSNIDVGARTIEINKAEYFIRGLGFVESVEDLEYSVVTANDDVPIYVKDVAKVSLGPALRRGALDKGGAEAVGGVVVVRYGFNPLEAIKNVKAKIDEFDDGLPTKAIVDYQKVTQTQVAAYAASHNFDGFTGEGLLAHDAWVKHLRSIPREKWPAWVTTSQVTVVPFYDRTGLIYETLGTLNKALVEEILVTVIVILVMVMHLRSSLLISALLPLAVLMCFIAMKTFGIDANIVALSGIAIAIGTMVDMGVILCENILNHLDEADESEDRLEVVYRASSEVGGAVVTAVATTIVSFLPVFTMIGAEGKLFKPLAFTKTFALAASVIVALTIIPPAAHLLFTAKINTKLLRQVLYVGLVVAGIVIGIGLAWWAGVIISALGLYKVAEETLPERYEAWRSRMHSSGLLLANGAAVLLVGTLLTDDWLPLGPEKGFLRNLIFVGVVIGGLLAFFQVFQKYLYKPLLRWCLDHKLLFSIAPASILLLGFGAWLGPALILGPIPQEFDSQSLEQDEVAKLTSLGRFKYEMAGIRSKSWEDPSVAQSLYVKTKWTLAKSWDGFGKEFMPPLDEGSFLYMPTTMPHASIGEVSNVLQLQDRRISEIPEVELAVGKLGRVKSPLDPAPISMIETVINYKSEYVVDKDGNRIKYRFDPNAVDYFRDVEGIPLPASDGQIYKVQGKFVREDGKLVEDPRGLPFRQWRMPLDPALNPNRESWAGIKNPDDIWQEIIEASQVPGTTSAPRLQPIAARIVMLQSGMRAPMGVKVKGPDLETIERVALDIERFLKEVPSVQASAVIADRIVGKPYLEIDFDRKEIARYGLNIQDVQDVVEVAIGGMPITTTVEGRERYAVRVRYLRELRNEIDELKKILVPTKGGAHIPLAQVAEINYVRGPQVIKSEDTFLIGYVLFDMNPGEAEVNVVEDCQRYLQDKIDRGEFLLPPGVSYTFAGNYENQIRSQKTLMIVLPLALFVIFIILYFQFRSVITTSLVFSGIAIAWSGGFIMLWLYAQPWFLNFNVFDTNMQSLFQIHPINLSVAVWVGFLALFGIASDDGVVITTYLDQSFFRHRITTSAEARAATLAAGLRRVRPCLMTTATTILALIPVLTSTGRGSDIMVPMAIPSFGGMLIEIMTMLIVPVLYCSVQEWKLRLGIKDPRFLEHDVNVPDADSGVAQKPQGGS, from the coding sequence ATGATCGATAAGGTTATTCGATTTTGCCTAGAGAACAAGCTTGTTGTCGTGCTCTTAGTCTGTGCGACGCTTGGTTGGGGTGTTCTCGTATCGCCATTTGACTGGGATACCGGGCCGTTGCCACGTGACCCGGTGCCGACCGATGCCATTCCCGACATCGGCGAAAACCAACAAATCATATTCACGGAATGGATGGGACGCTCGCCGCAGGACGTTGAAGATCAGATCAGCTATCCCATGACCGTTGCGCTTCTGGGGGTCCCAGGCGTAAAGACGATTCGTAGCTATTCTTTCTTTGGTTACTCGAGCATCTACGTCATCTTCGATGAAGACGTTGAATTCTACTGGTCACGAACCCGCGTTCTCGAAAAGCTAAGTAGTTTGCCTTCGGGCACATTGCCAGACGGCGTTCAGCCGACGCTAGGTCCGGATGCGACGCCATTGGGGCAAATCTATTGGTACACACTGGAAGGACGAGACCCTGATGGAAAACCCGTAGGTGGATGGGATCTGAACGAACTGCGGACGATTCAGGATTGGTACGTTCGCTACTACCTGCTTTCGGCAAACGGTGTCAGCGAAGTGGCATCGATCGGAGGATTTGTCCAGGAATACCAGGTTGACGTTGATCCCGACGCGATGAGGGCAGCGCGGGTTAGCATCAACGACGTGTTTCGAGCGATCAAGCGATCCAACATCGATGTCGGTGCTCGCACGATTGAAATCAATAAGGCGGAGTACTTTATCCGTGGACTTGGTTTCGTCGAGAGTGTCGAAGACCTGGAATATAGTGTTGTCACGGCGAATGACGATGTCCCCATCTATGTCAAAGACGTCGCCAAGGTATCGCTGGGGCCAGCTTTGCGTCGTGGAGCATTAGACAAAGGCGGAGCAGAAGCCGTCGGCGGTGTGGTTGTCGTGCGATATGGATTCAACCCGCTGGAAGCAATTAAGAACGTCAAAGCCAAGATCGATGAGTTTGACGACGGACTACCAACCAAGGCGATCGTTGATTATCAGAAAGTAACGCAAACGCAGGTAGCGGCTTACGCTGCTTCGCACAACTTCGATGGATTTACAGGGGAAGGTCTACTGGCCCACGACGCGTGGGTCAAACACCTGCGATCGATTCCAAGGGAGAAGTGGCCGGCGTGGGTTACGACGAGCCAGGTCACGGTGGTTCCGTTCTATGACCGTACTGGACTCATCTATGAAACTCTTGGGACATTGAACAAGGCGCTCGTCGAAGAAATCCTTGTTACGGTGATCGTGATTTTGGTCATGGTCATGCATCTTCGCAGCTCTCTCCTGATCAGCGCACTTCTCCCGCTGGCCGTCCTTATGTGCTTTATCGCCATGAAAACGTTCGGTATCGATGCCAACATCGTGGCACTGTCAGGCATCGCCATTGCGATCGGGACCATGGTCGACATGGGGGTCATTCTTTGTGAAAACATTTTGAACCATCTCGACGAGGCAGATGAGTCGGAGGATCGATTGGAGGTTGTGTATCGAGCTTCCAGCGAAGTTGGCGGTGCCGTGGTTACGGCCGTCGCGACGACCATCGTGAGCTTTTTACCTGTATTCACGATGATCGGAGCGGAAGGGAAGCTATTCAAACCGTTGGCCTTCACGAAAACGTTTGCCTTGGCGGCCTCGGTGATTGTTGCCTTAACGATTATCCCTCCAGCGGCGCATCTTCTGTTTACGGCGAAGATCAACACGAAGTTATTGAGGCAAGTTCTGTATGTCGGCTTGGTCGTTGCCGGGATCGTGATTGGTATTGGGCTGGCATGGTGGGCTGGAGTGATTATCTCCGCACTTGGCCTATACAAGGTCGCTGAAGAGACACTACCGGAACGTTACGAAGCCTGGCGATCACGGATGCATAGCAGCGGTCTTTTGCTGGCGAACGGCGCAGCTGTGCTATTGGTGGGTACGCTCTTAACCGATGACTGGTTGCCTCTGGGGCCTGAGAAGGGTTTTCTACGCAACTTGATATTCGTTGGCGTCGTGATCGGTGGCTTGCTCGCATTCTTTCAGGTATTTCAGAAGTACCTGTATAAGCCGCTGCTTCGATGGTGCTTGGATCACAAGCTGCTTTTCTCGATTGCTCCAGCATCAATCCTGCTTTTGGGATTTGGTGCATGGTTAGGGCCGGCACTCATCTTGGGGCCTATTCCGCAGGAATTTGATTCGCAGTCTTTAGAGCAAGATGAAGTAGCCAAGCTCACGTCGTTAGGCCGCTTCAAGTATGAAATGGCGGGGATCCGTTCCAAGTCTTGGGAGGATCCATCTGTAGCTCAGTCACTGTACGTGAAAACGAAATGGACACTGGCCAAGAGCTGGGACGGATTCGGGAAAGAGTTTATGCCGCCCTTGGACGAAGGCTCTTTCCTGTACATGCCCACCACGATGCCGCACGCATCGATTGGCGAAGTGAGCAATGTGCTTCAACTTCAAGACCGTCGAATTAGCGAAATCCCGGAAGTTGAGCTGGCCGTTGGGAAACTGGGTCGCGTAAAGAGTCCGCTTGATCCTGCCCCGATTTCAATGATTGAAACCGTAATCAACTATAAATCGGAATACGTCGTCGATAAGGATGGCAATCGAATCAAGTACCGATTTGACCCAAATGCTGTCGACTACTTCCGTGACGTTGAAGGGATTCCATTGCCGGCAAGCGATGGTCAGATCTACAAGGTTCAGGGGAAGTTTGTTCGAGAAGATGGCAAGCTCGTAGAAGATCCTCGGGGACTTCCATTTCGCCAGTGGCGTATGCCGCTCGATCCCGCTCTCAACCCCAATCGTGAAAGCTGGGCTGGGATCAAGAATCCGGATGACATTTGGCAGGAGATTATTGAGGCGTCGCAAGTGCCGGGGACAACGTCGGCTCCTCGCTTGCAACCGATTGCTGCCCGGATTGTGATGCTGCAAAGTGGGATGCGGGCACCCATGGGGGTCAAGGTCAAAGGCCCTGACCTGGAAACCATTGAGCGGGTCGCATTGGATATTGAACGGTTTCTTAAAGAAGTGCCAAGCGTCCAGGCTTCAGCGGTTATCGCGGACCGAATTGTCGGGAAGCCCTATCTTGAGATCGATTTCGACCGCAAGGAGATCGCTCGGTACGGCCTCAATATCCAAGACGTTCAGGACGTTGTTGAAGTGGCGATCGGGGGGATGCCAATTACAACCACGGTCGAAGGGCGGGAACGGTATGCCGTGCGTGTTCGTTATCTACGAGAACTACGTAATGAAATCGACGAACTTAAGAAAATCCTCGTGCCTACCAAGGGCGGTGCACACATTCCATTGGCACAAGTTGCCGAAATCAATTACGTACGTGGTCCCCAGGTAATCAAGAGCGAAGATACGTTTCTGATCGGCTACGTGCTTTTTGATATGAATCCTGGCGAGGCTGAGGTGAATGTCGTGGAGGACTGCCAACGCTATCTGCAGGATAAAATCGATCGTGGCGAGTTTCTTTTGCCTCCAGGCGTCAGCTACACGTTTGCGGGCAACTACGAGAACCAGATCCGATCACAGAAAACGTTGATGATCGTGTTGCCACTCGCCCTGTTTGTGATCTTCATCATCCTCTACTTTCAATTCCGGTCGGTGATCACGACTTCTCTTGTCTTCAGTGGAATTGCGATCGCGTGGTCTGGTGGGTTCATCATGCTTTGGCTCTATGCTCAGCCATGGTTTTTGAACTTCAATGTCTTTGACACCAATATGCAGTCACTCTTCCAAATCCACCCAATCAATCTGAGCGTGGCTGTCTGGGTGGGCTTCCTGGCATTGTTTGGCATTGCTTCTGACGATGGCGTGGTAATCACGACTTATCTCGATCAAAGCTTCTTTCGTCATCGAATTACGACCAGTGCCGAGGCGCGGGCTGCAACGCTCGCGGCCGGTCTGCGGCGGGTTCGGCCTTGCTTGATGACCACGGCCACCACCATTCTAGCCCTGATACCCGTGCTAACTTCAACAGGCCGCGGCTCTGACATCATGGTCCCAATGGCGATCCCCAGCTTTGGTGGAATGTTGATTGAAATCATGACCATGCTCATCGTGCCTGTGCTTTATTGTTCCGTGCAGGAATGGAAGCTGCGTCTTGGAATTAAGGACCCTCGATTTTTGGAGCATGACGTGAATGTGCCTGACGCTGACAGCGGCGTCGCTCAGAAACCTCAAGGAGGCTCCTGA
- a CDS encoding efflux RND transporter periplasmic adaptor subunit, with the protein MTNSILANQWWAEVYRKHFGKLWLFQAGILLLVGFLLAFSFGTNAPKVADNEPVGTRVPNGSSMWTCSMHPQIRSGDSGDCPICGMDLIPVAQSAGGMRTLTLSPESRALMSISSIPVERKYVSQEIQMVGKVDFDETKFGYISAWVPGRLDRLYVDYAGVTVKEGDHMVYIYSPELYAAQEELIQALKYQNIPQGSIRLPSVNLVATAREKLRLFGLTKEQIEEIEGQEKPSDHLTIHSPASGVVIEKLKNEGDYVKTGERIYTIADLNQVWLHLDAYESDLPWIRYGQDVTITTEAYPGEEFHGRIAFIQPVLDDKTRTVKVRVNIPNPTGKLKPQMFVHAKVQPTIAAGGRVIDPSLVGKWISPMHPEIVKDEPGLCDICHMPLVRAETLGYIAPSTEQETAPLVIPSSAALVTGRRAIVYVELPVMPAGIEAATQGLGTAIQRGDLEQIRRAFAVLEQVLDQPYEQGASIYAQELWNRYADRLTPYALAGNRANTPQEASNAFAEIEAITEQMHEEFGPVGQPTFEGREIVLGPRAGNYYLVEHGLSEGELVVTQGNFKIDAEIQIQAKPSMMTPEGGGGGGHHHGGGDQKKATTNEHAGHNMKLPAAFTNQILELIASFDRVQQSYAPGDINEVRLAFADFDRTLQRVDGNMLTGHARMQWKEFSMLLGNDAFEGQQLIQMSDAEQLLVTLKSHVRRMRSQLGVMTNMKPMIERVSVPMQFQDGLGEIWDRYLEIQYDLAKDDFAGAKEKLPELQSAVEAIDSNVLTDDAKGIWDKERANLAKLIADLQRSEDINGFRAGFKSLSEEVGVLAKTFGFGTARTVYELHCPMAFQNRGAVWYQGNDQVRNPYFGTQMLKCADSVKPLMTDQPENSGANQSHPDHSQH; encoded by the coding sequence ATGACGAACTCCATTCTTGCCAATCAATGGTGGGCCGAAGTTTATCGAAAGCACTTTGGGAAACTCTGGTTGTTTCAGGCTGGGATCTTGCTGCTCGTAGGATTCTTGCTGGCGTTCAGCTTCGGCACGAACGCCCCAAAAGTAGCCGATAACGAGCCTGTGGGGACTCGCGTTCCCAATGGTTCGAGCATGTGGACCTGCTCCATGCATCCGCAGATCCGTTCGGGAGATTCTGGGGACTGTCCGATCTGTGGTATGGATCTCATTCCGGTTGCACAATCTGCCGGTGGGATGCGAACACTTACTCTCAGCCCTGAATCTCGGGCACTGATGAGCATTTCTTCCATTCCCGTCGAGCGGAAATATGTATCCCAGGAAATCCAAATGGTCGGCAAGGTCGACTTCGACGAGACCAAGTTCGGATACATCTCAGCCTGGGTTCCAGGAAGACTAGATCGTCTATACGTGGACTACGCAGGAGTGACCGTCAAAGAGGGCGATCACATGGTCTATATCTACAGTCCCGAACTTTATGCTGCTCAAGAGGAATTGATCCAGGCGCTTAAGTATCAAAACATTCCGCAGGGATCGATACGTCTTCCGTCGGTTAACCTCGTTGCAACAGCACGCGAGAAGCTGCGGCTGTTCGGTTTAACGAAGGAACAAATTGAGGAGATTGAGGGACAGGAGAAGCCTTCGGACCACCTCACAATCCACTCGCCGGCCAGTGGTGTCGTAATCGAAAAACTCAAAAATGAAGGGGATTACGTCAAAACGGGCGAACGTATCTATACGATCGCGGACCTGAACCAGGTATGGCTTCACCTGGATGCCTACGAGTCAGATCTACCTTGGATTCGGTATGGCCAAGATGTCACGATCACGACCGAGGCTTACCCCGGGGAAGAATTTCACGGGAGGATTGCCTTCATTCAGCCAGTACTGGATGACAAGACGAGAACGGTCAAAGTTCGGGTCAATATTCCCAATCCCACCGGTAAGCTTAAGCCTCAGATGTTCGTGCATGCCAAGGTGCAGCCCACCATCGCAGCCGGAGGACGGGTGATTGATCCAAGTCTGGTTGGTAAATGGATCAGCCCGATGCATCCCGAGATTGTCAAGGATGAGCCCGGTCTATGTGATATCTGCCATATGCCACTGGTTCGTGCGGAAACACTGGGGTATATCGCGCCCAGTACCGAACAGGAAACAGCCCCTCTGGTGATCCCATCCTCCGCAGCATTAGTTACCGGTCGTCGAGCAATCGTTTACGTGGAATTGCCTGTCATGCCGGCCGGCATCGAAGCGGCGACGCAAGGACTTGGCACGGCAATTCAACGCGGCGATTTAGAGCAGATCCGACGTGCATTCGCTGTTCTGGAGCAAGTACTCGATCAACCGTACGAACAGGGAGCGAGTATCTATGCCCAGGAATTATGGAATCGCTATGCCGACCGTTTAACACCGTACGCACTTGCCGGCAATCGAGCGAATACTCCCCAAGAGGCATCAAACGCCTTTGCCGAAATCGAAGCGATCACGGAGCAAATGCACGAGGAATTCGGTCCCGTCGGTCAACCGACCTTCGAAGGCCGAGAGATCGTGCTAGGCCCTCGAGCCGGCAACTACTACCTGGTAGAGCATGGGCTCAGTGAGGGTGAACTGGTCGTCACCCAAGGCAACTTCAAGATCGACGCCGAGATTCAGATTCAGGCCAAGCCCAGCATGATGACGCCTGAAGGGGGCGGCGGTGGTGGTCATCATCATGGCGGTGGTGATCAGAAAAAGGCAACCACCAACGAACATGCCGGGCACAACATGAAACTGCCGGCAGCATTTACCAATCAGATCTTGGAATTGATCGCCTCCTTCGATCGCGTTCAGCAGTCTTATGCACCAGGAGATATTAACGAAGTCCGATTAGCATTTGCTGATTTTGATCGCACGCTTCAGCGTGTTGACGGCAACATGCTGACAGGGCATGCCAGGATGCAGTGGAAAGAGTTCTCGATGTTGCTGGGAAACGATGCATTCGAGGGGCAGCAATTAATACAGATGTCCGATGCCGAACAGCTCCTTGTAACGCTCAAGTCCCATGTGCGTCGGATGCGTTCGCAGCTTGGAGTGATGACAAACATGAAACCCATGATCGAGCGGGTTAGCGTTCCCATGCAATTTCAAGATGGACTGGGAGAGATTTGGGACCGCTATCTCGAAATCCAATATGACTTGGCAAAGGATGATTTCGCCGGTGCCAAAGAGAAATTGCCCGAACTCCAATCAGCCGTGGAAGCAATCGATTCGAATGTGCTGACAGATGATGCCAAGGGTATATGGGATAAAGAGCGAGCCAATCTAGCCAAACTAATTGCCGATTTACAGCGATCGGAAGACATCAACGGATTTAGGGCTGGATTCAAATCCCTTTCTGAAGAAGTCGGGGTCTTGGCAAAGACTTTTGGCTTCGGCACAGCAAGAACGGTTTACGAACTTCACTGTCCCATGGCTTTCCAAAATCGAGGAGCGGTGTGGTACCAGGGCAACGATCAAGTAAGAAACCCATATTTCGGGACCCAAATGCTCAAGTGTGCCGATAGCGTGAAGCCTTTGATGACCGACCAGCCCGAAAACTCGGGAGCCAATCAGTCCCATCCGGATCACTCCCAGCACTGA
- the atpD gene encoding F0F1 ATP synthase subunit beta, whose protein sequence is MAGDGINAENGPVSSGTENCGSIVRIRGSVIDAHFPTQIPDLNNELRAGEGGKVVVEVVNHLDANTIRGIALTPTEGLFRGSVITDCGRPLMVPVGKKLLGRALNVFGETIDRGEEIGNVERRSIHQEPVPVTRQITKMEVFYTGIKLIDVLAPLERGGKAGLFGGAGVGKTVVIMELIHNTVSKHQGVSLFCGIGERCREGEELYRELSDTGELKNTVLVFGQMNDPPGARFRVGHAALTMAEYFRDDAQQDVLLLIDNVFRFIQAGSEVSGLMGRLPSRLGYQPTLGTELAELEERICSTSSGAITSVQAVYVPADDFTDPAAVHTFGHLSTSIVLSRKRASEGLYPAIDPLQSRSKLLVPHVVGHRHYEIAQAIRKTLAQYEELKDIIAMLGLEELSQEDRGIVNRARRLERFLTQPFFVTEQFTSHEGRFVNLENALEGCERILNDEFVDVPESSLYMIGTIDEAKRESKVP, encoded by the coding sequence ATGGCGGGTGACGGCATCAACGCGGAAAACGGCCCAGTCTCCTCAGGTACCGAGAATTGCGGTTCGATCGTTCGGATCCGTGGAAGTGTGATTGACGCTCATTTCCCAACGCAAATCCCGGATCTCAATAATGAGCTGCGCGCAGGTGAGGGCGGAAAGGTTGTCGTTGAAGTAGTCAATCACTTGGATGCCAACACCATTCGTGGCATTGCCCTCACACCGACGGAGGGTTTATTTCGGGGCTCCGTGATCACCGACTGCGGCAGGCCGCTGATGGTGCCTGTCGGGAAAAAGTTGTTAGGAAGAGCCCTGAATGTGTTTGGCGAGACCATTGACCGCGGTGAGGAGATTGGCAATGTCGAGCGGCGATCGATCCACCAGGAGCCCGTGCCGGTAACACGACAAATCACAAAAATGGAGGTGTTTTATACGGGGATCAAGCTTATTGACGTGCTGGCTCCGCTGGAAAGAGGAGGCAAGGCTGGGCTGTTCGGTGGTGCCGGGGTAGGGAAGACCGTTGTGATTATGGAGTTGATCCACAACACGGTCAGCAAACACCAAGGCGTAAGCCTGTTTTGCGGAATTGGCGAGCGTTGTCGAGAAGGGGAAGAACTCTATCGCGAACTGAGTGATACCGGGGAACTGAAGAATACCGTGTTGGTATTCGGACAGATGAACGACCCACCTGGGGCAAGATTCCGCGTTGGGCACGCAGCTCTGACCATGGCAGAGTACTTCCGTGATGACGCTCAGCAGGATGTGCTGCTATTGATCGATAACGTGTTCCGGTTCATTCAAGCCGGTTCGGAAGTATCGGGACTCATGGGCCGACTGCCGTCGCGACTTGGTTACCAGCCGACCCTAGGAACCGAATTGGCAGAACTCGAAGAGCGGATCTGTAGCACATCCTCAGGGGCAATTACATCGGTACAGGCCGTCTACGTTCCCGCTGATGACTTTACAGACCCTGCCGCCGTACACACGTTTGGCCACCTTTCCACCTCAATCGTTTTGTCGAGAAAACGAGCAAGCGAAGGACTCTATCCGGCGATCGATCCACTGCAATCACGATCCAAATTACTGGTACCCCATGTCGTTGGTCATCGTCACTACGAAATCGCCCAGGCAATCCGCAAAACGTTGGCTCAATACGAAGAACTCAAGGATATTATCGCCATGTTGGGCTTGGAGGAGTTATCGCAGGAAGACCGGGGTATTGTGAATCGCGCTCGAAGATTGGAGCGTTTTCTGACGCAGCCATTTTTCGTAACGGAACAGTTCACGAGCCACGAAGGGAGATTTGTAAATTTAGAAAACGCGTTGGAAGGATGTGAGAGAATTCTGAACGACGAATTTGTCGACGTGCCAGAAAGCTCGCTTTACATGATTGGTACGATTGACGAAGCCAAAAGGGAGTCGAAGGTACCATGA
- a CDS encoding AtpZ/AtpI family protein → MTKPQYQDEMQKEVAKKERRKIRARESRGRSIWFGLGMFGLIGWSIAIPTLIGAIVGLWMDRTWEHSYSCTLMGLFAGITSGCWIAWYWIQQELFTNEQDTEDDQKVQK, encoded by the coding sequence ATGACTAAACCTCAATATCAGGATGAAATGCAAAAGGAGGTGGCCAAGAAGGAGCGACGAAAGATTCGCGCACGCGAGTCCCGCGGACGTAGCATTTGGTTCGGATTAGGAATGTTTGGATTAATTGGTTGGTCGATTGCGATCCCGACCTTGATCGGCGCCATTGTTGGCCTATGGATGGATCGAACCTGGGAACATAGTTACTCATGCACCCTCATGGGCTTATTCGCTGGCATCACCAGCGGTTGTTGGATCGCATGGTATTGGATCCAGCAAGAGTTATTCACGAATGAACAAGATACGGAAGACGATCAGAAAGTGCAGAAATAG
- a CDS encoding F0F1 ATP synthase subunit A gives MNIEDLSPDDAVLLQWKFISLNYTIVYTWLVMVLLVGIAWWSTRKLSSGRSISRWQNFLEIVVGTINKQIQEVSQEDSAGYLPFIGTLFLFIATSNLLAVVPGFHSPTSSLSTTTALALCVLVAVPFYAISKQGVVGYLKQYLQPTPLMLPFNLIGELSRTLALAVRLFGNMMSGAKIAAILLAIAPLFFPILMNALGLLTGLIQAYIFAVLALVYIASASQAHHRPEANAQSETTESKNVS, from the coding sequence ATGAACATCGAAGACCTAAGCCCTGACGACGCTGTTTTACTGCAATGGAAATTCATTTCATTGAATTACACCATTGTGTACACCTGGCTCGTGATGGTGCTTCTTGTCGGTATCGCATGGTGGTCTACCCGCAAGTTGTCATCCGGGCGAAGCATCTCGCGCTGGCAGAACTTCTTGGAAATCGTTGTTGGCACGATCAATAAACAGATCCAGGAGGTCAGCCAGGAAGACTCCGCGGGTTATTTGCCATTTATCGGGACACTGTTCTTGTTCATCGCAACGTCGAACCTGCTAGCCGTTGTCCCTGGCTTTCATTCCCCAACATCCTCACTTTCGACGACGACAGCACTGGCCCTATGTGTCCTGGTGGCTGTTCCCTTTTATGCCATCTCGAAGCAGGGAGTCGTGGGCTACCTCAAGCAATACTTGCAACCTACACCCCTCATGCTTCCCTTCAACTTGATTGGTGAGCTTTCGCGAACCCTTGCCCTGGCAGTGCGACTATTCGGAAACATGATGAGTGGCGCTAAGATCGCCGCTATTCTTCTGGCAATTGCGCCCTTGTTCTTTCCGATTTTGATGAACGCCCTGGGATTGCTAACCGGCCTGATTCAGGCATATATCTTTGCAGTACTGGCATTGGTGTATATCGCATCGGCCAGCCAGGCACATCATCGTCCCGAAGCGAACGCCCAAAGTGAAACTACTGAAAGTAAGAACGTCTCATGA
- a CDS encoding F0F1 ATP synthase subunit epsilon, producing the protein MNLKVLLPSEVFLDCQVLKLTAEAPNGFFCLLPRHIDFVATIVPGILSFLDNERLEHFVAVDEGTLVKCGPQVLVSTRHAVMSMDLGQLQQVVEQQFESIDERERLARSAAARLESGMVRRFMDLEKRP; encoded by the coding sequence ATGAATCTCAAGGTGCTCCTGCCAAGTGAAGTGTTCTTGGACTGCCAAGTGCTGAAGCTAACCGCGGAGGCACCCAACGGCTTCTTCTGCTTGCTTCCTCGGCATATTGACTTTGTGGCAACGATTGTCCCGGGAATTCTTTCGTTTCTGGATAACGAACGTCTCGAACACTTCGTAGCTGTGGACGAGGGCACTCTCGTGAAGTGCGGTCCCCAGGTACTTGTTTCGACGAGGCATGCCGTAATGAGTATGGATCTCGGACAATTACAACAAGTTGTTGAGCAGCAGTTCGAGTCCATTGACGAACGGGAACGACTAGCTCGTTCGGCTGCAGCGAGACTTGAATCGGGCATGGTAAGACGCTTCATGGACCTCGAGAAACGCCCTTAG